DNA sequence from the Parambassis ranga chromosome 1, fParRan2.1, whole genome shotgun sequence genome:
GGTGAAACATTGGCAGGTCTGAGCATCAGGCTTGAAATGATTTATGTATATGTACAGGCCCCAAACTCAGTCCAAACCTCAAACCACATGCAGACGGTACCAGGCAGGCCTGGGTGTAGCTGCCCTTCACGTAAAGACAGTCCAATgacaaaagtctgtgtgtgcctgttgtGAACCactttcccctcagggatcaatcATCTTAATGAGGAAACAGATGAGGTGTGCAGCCTGAGCTTGAACCTAAAGCTAAATATGGTAACTTCAATTATTTTTCATCTGTGCAGGTGACCAGGGTGACCGAGGAGACAGAGGACTCACCACGAGAGGACCCAAAGGAGAACCTGGTGCTCCCGGTCTTCCAGGTACATGACATAAATTCTGACGTTTGAAATAATCTCCTACATTTCTGACATGTGGATGAAGCATTATTCAGGGTTATGTACAGCTGTCTGGAGGAAAATCCATTTAGAATGATGGGTACTGTAGATTTAAATgggcaaaacaaaacacattaaattatATGTCATGATTACATGCAATGATCCATCATATGTGATGCTTCTTTCTGTTAGGTAGTTAGTTAGCAGTGCAGATCACAAGCAGCATTATTAATCAGCATAAAATTTCACAGACTAAGATCTTCACTCTGTACTTCTCTTGCAGGTGAGCCTGGACGACCAGCTTATGGCACAAACGGCCGTGATGGAGAGAGGGGACTGCTCGGCGTTCCTGGTGTCCCTGGTGTTCCTGGGCCTCCTGGTCCCCCTGGTCTGAATGGATACTGTGAGCCTTCACAGTGTGTCCTACCCATGGTGGCACCACCGCCCATTCCGGAGAAGGACTCCAGCATGAAGGGCCCCAGTGAGATGTAAGGAAGGGCCCGGAGCTGAACTGGAGGAAAACTGATAGACTGAAGGGGAAATCAGAACTCCATAGAGGATTTGTCCTTTTGGGTTTTAACACTTGgtttgtatttcttttttcttttttttttgttcatctcATATGGAACTAAATGTTTTAAACCTTTGCAATCTTTGTGGTTGTAAACTGGAGACTGAAAAACACCCAACAGCTTTGTATAAAGTTTACCTCAACTCTGCCACCTCTGTACTGTAATATTAAAGGAGCAGTCTGTATTTTTGAAAAAGGTACGATCCTACCAGCCCCATTTTTATCCAAACGACAGAGCAATTCTTTTCTGTATGTTTATGTAAATGTGTCGATATGCAAATTATACTGCTGGATAAGGTACATTTCattgtgtctttgttgtctATCCACCTGTGCCTTTTTCCTCCAAATGTAGGATCTATTTGATGATTTCTGTCACTATTGTTTTTGTGACTGGAGAGTAGCGATGTGTGAGACTGCTCTGGCAGTTTTATATGACTTCTTATTTATTATATCAAAGTTCGACGTGACATCTTAAAGTTGTAcaaaagaggaaataaacacattttgatAACCTCTTGCATGTTTTGTatggacaaacaaaaaaagaactgaaTATCTTCAGCTGTGAGGATTAGAAGTAGCAGCTCGGTCAGCTAGTTCAACCAAACTTAAGTTTTAAATCTGCAAATGATTTATtagtgttttcagttaataagAATAAATATTACTTTAATTTCTAATATTGCCCTTTATTCAGTTTAATGAGGTGATGAAAGGCTGATACCTGCTTTCCAGGCTAAACCATCTGCAGCTCAGATATTTGACTGACAGTAATGCCAGAGGTTCTACATTCTGTAACCGGTGTCCCAATAGTTtcctaaaaacaaatcattaatCACAATAAATTATTGTGTCTTCAAAGGATTTGTGTAATTGTATCAGTATTTGTGTACCTTCTGTGTTCACACAATAACTTGCTGAAGGCTGACAAAAGTCTTGCCATGAATGTCCACGGTGCCATAGGGTGTGGGTCAAACATAAAGGACATGAAAATGACCAGCACCAACAATAACAACGTCCTTTCTTCTCAGTGTATCATTTAATGTACTCTCACAAGTTGGTGAACAGGTACAACTTTGTCGCTCACTGTACTAAACCACACATCCATTGATAGTATAAATAGCCAACCTAATAATAATAGTACACATTTTCAAATACATAAAATCATCAAGTATCCAAGTCTTAAGTTACAGACATCAAATAAAAAGGCATAAAAAATATCGCAGATGTTGGAAGTCCAGTCTGAagcgaaagaaaaaaaaaaggaaaaaagacaaaagatcaTCACATTTTGGACATGGCAGTTAATTAGTAAACAAATGATAAAGAACAAAAGTTCCTAGACTTTCAATTGACAAATATTGCAACAATTAagcatttatattaaaaatagtTACTGAAAGGGCTTAAGTGTGTGTAAGACTTCCTGCACAAGACAAAGGcaacagtttcttttttttgttttttttttttgttccaagTAGAAAAATGAAACACCTCTTCCAAATGCCAGCGGGAGTCGACTCCCGCCTCGATTGCCTTTGTTCCACTTCGATTGTAAGGCATTTATGGATGATCCATCTGATTTGAAGGAAGGCATACCTCTTTCTAGTCAGTCTAGAAACTGAACCCTAAAATTGAACGGGGTACATAATAGACCACATGAAattaaaagtttgttttttttaaacattctcAGGCAATGTTAATGCACTGGCCAATCAAAATCTTTGGGATGCATTTGCAGAAGACAGTTACTCCAACATCTTACAACGATACACGACTCAGCGCTGCCCTtcctaaactttttttttctcctgggCACATGAAGAGAGAACTAGGTTCACACAACtcgttttttctttttttatgacatTTGAAATTAATCCTGGAGAGGGGAAGGGGACAGTTGAATTAGATGGATTTCTAAAGTAAAACACTTCAAcacaatgaagaaaaacaagaagacaAGCCTGCCAGGTAACAAGCTAACAGAGTTGAATTGAGCTCTTCCGTAGTGATAGGTTGGCGTGGCTCAGGGTTTGGCTCTACTGGATGCAGCAGTTATTGCGATGGCCGTTAGAATCTCTGAAGCGCAGGCGCATCTTTGGACGATATTTCTCCAGGTAGAAGAGCTGCTTGCTGTTGAACGCTCCCCGGCGCTTCCTGAAAGAAACAGAAGACATTTTCATTGTAAGAGACACCAACAGGACCTAAATGTGATGAGGCGTTTAAAATGCAATGCATTTACTTTATTATACAAAATGatttaacataaacaaaacatctgtcattttttttggctGTGACAGAAACTGGTTATTATATACTGATGTATTTCCTACTTATATATTGTATGACAGCATACTCTGTACCAAGTTACATTCACTATAATAAAAGCATATTTACTTCAAGTTAGATAGGACACAATTGCTTTCTATGAAAATTATTTCACAGCAAGCGTGGGAGCCATAAACCTTTCAAGTGATGACACATCACACATGGCGAAACTCTGCTTCCACTCCTCCCACTGAACCACTCTTATCCCACTACCTGATATCTCAGCTATTTTCAGCAATGACTCATCCCTCCCTTGCTTGTTTCTGTGAGATTAAGCTGCACATAAACGTTAATGGCAAAGTTTGTCCACCAGAGAGCACTGACACCCCCACCACATACTTTTCCATTAACCAGttttaaacacataaatacagacTATGAGCAGAAACACAACTTACATTCACGTCTGTTGAGATTTAACAGTATCCTGGTTAAAAGCTATGTTGGTCATATGTTGTTAATATAAGTACTAGGAAGAAACAGGTTGTGCTTATTTAAAAGCATTTTTACAGAGGAGCAGAGTGGATTTTTTCAATTAAAAAATTAAGGACAAACGTGTTTATGAGCCGACACTAACCTCTAACCAACTCCTCTTTGAGTTAAAGTGAATGTTGATCAAAGAAGTCATTAAATTCCCATCAGTTACTATTAGAATATTATGCTTTTACAAATAGGATAATACAGACAATCAGCTGTCACAAAGGTAATCACATGCACAGGTAGCCTATCAAACACAACACTGTCATTGACACTAAAGCCTTTCTACACATTATACAAACCAAGAGTCTTTTAATTCTTTCTGTTTATCGTGCTGTTTCTATGAGTCAGCAGCACGCTGATATTCATCCGAGCATACTTTCTAATCTCAATGTCATCACGCGTACTTACTGTCGAATGAACTGGACAGCATCTTCATATTTCATCCCACATTCAATCAAGGCCAGAGCCACCAGGACAGGAGCTCTGCAGCAACAAAGGAAACATGTCTGTTAGAAGAAACGTTTACAAAAATCTAATTTATGTTTGAGTGTTCATATTTTGTGTTCTTCCTGGATTTCATGGAAGTATTTCACATTTTTGTTACATCAGTTTACAGTAAACAGGAcaaggtcagaacatgtttggCAGGTTGTCATGTGTAAGAACACACATGGGACAAAATGTGAGCTCTGTCACAAGTGATGCATGGCAAAGAAAAGCCACGTGACTAAAATTCTGCTTCTCATTCTTtgtgtgttatatatatatgatttttaaaacatttgttgACCTCTGTACCCTagaaaaaacagaaggaaatTACACtattttatttgaaaatgtcCCACCACCATAGAGtacttaaataaaaaatagaaataggTATAGTAGTAGCAGAAtacttcaatctgtctgacagtaAGCGCTCACCTTCCCAACCCTGCCACACAATGGACAGCAATGCAGCAGCCGGGCTCCTCCCTGAACTTCAGCTTCAGCAGGTTCAGCCAATCATCCACAATCTGGTTGGAGGGAGGAGCTCCATCGTCAAATGGCCAAtcctggagaggagagagggagcaagAGGGAAATGATGTCATCGGGCCAGTTTCTtggaaaccaaaacaaaagaagTGTGAGGGCTGAGGCGACAGCAGGGAAAGAAAAATGTTGTTGTAGGGGGAGGGACACCTGTggagtttttctttcttctgaacCTCAGTCTTCATTTGACATTTGATTATGGTTTCATCGTCACACATATCTCTTTAAATGACAAACTCAATGGTGTTATTaatgtatatatacattataatcAGGCTCATAactgaaaaacactgaaaaattaGATAGGAGGTCTAGAATCTGAGGATAAAGAAGGagacaataaaaacaagaattgaGTGAGACAACTGCATTTGCTTTGCCTTACAGCATTAAGATCCATGAAGTGGTCAGATACTGTGACTCACCAGAACCTGGATTCCCTCCTTCACCACCAGGGTGGCATCATAGGTGGCCTCACAAACTCTCACAACGGTGGTGACTCCATATTTCTTTAGCTCCTGTAAACAGAAAGGATGCAGGGCTCATTAAAACAAATGGGTACACAGACATTCAAGCTATACCAAGCATAATGCTAACAAATGGAGCGTTAACtacatttaaacacaataaatccTAACATGCTTCTCTACAATTGCCTCTTTTATCTCACTGTTGAGAAAGAACTGACACTACCTATTTCAAAGCTCATTCTATAGACTGGACAAGTGACCTGGTGGCTCACCTCAATAAACTTGTTCAGGGTGGCGTTGGTGGGATTGTGGGTGATGAGGAATCTCATATTTTTGTAGGTGATCTCCACGGGGGCTGGTCTGTTCATACGAGCCATTGTGACAAcgtaaaaaaaatctataacaAAACTCAGATATCTTCCACAGAGTAAAAACACTTAGTGTGTAAACACCTAGTTTAACTCGGAGGGAATGTCAAACACAAATGTCCAACGAGCTTTCAGAAACCCAGAAATAAAAATCCTCTGGTCTTCTTCGAGGTTGGCGaggctaaacaaacaaaacaacaggcaAATTTGGGGAATTGGCAGCCGAAAAAAGGGCGGACAATTAAAATAAGTAACTCAAAACCCTCTCCTTCggaataaaacaaaagaaaaggaagaaaaaaaccaaGGCTGGTTCCACCTCAATTCTGGCCAGGCGGAAGCCGACGAGGGCAGTGTGCAGCGGCTGGAATTACCCCATCCAGGCCGAGTTATCGCTGGTTCTGGGAGGCGTCCCGGTCCTGCCAACGTTCCGGGGTCCCTCCTGTGGCTCAAGTGCGTCGGATCGATGGCAAGTTTGGCTGTTCACTCGTCTGCATAGGCAGCGTGCTGAGCCTGGCAGTAGTCCCCACTGCCCTTCAGAAACTCCATAAATGTGTGACCCAGAACACCACAGAACTGCTGCAGGACAAGGAAGAAACAGAGGCTTGAACAACAAGGCAAACAAGCTCAGGGCTTCTGCTGAATTTCAACATCATTAGGTGTTCTTTGCTAAATTCTGCTTTATGAAAACACCACTAAATTGCAGCTGAGGGGTGTCTTACAGAACTCGATGGATTCTTTTCGTATTCTTGTTTCAACAGAATAGTTTAAAGGCTGAAAATGTCATGTAATCTCTTCCAGATTATGAAATGAACTACATCTCAGTATCCTTACTGAGATCATTTTCATTACTGAAGTGAGTCATACCAAACCTCTGAGGTTGAACAACATTTGGTTTACTAAGATGAGACAGAAATCAGTTATGTTTGAGCCACTAAAACAAAATTCATCTTTTGTGTGTGAAACTTAAAATGCATTGTTGCTATTTACTGTTCCTACTTTAGTCCTTTTAGTCTCTCTTTTGCTTATTTTCCATCACTATAACTCAAAAGTATTGTGGCCCAGTTACATCAtgcacaccacacacacgtCACCAATGTGGAGAAATAAACGTAGCAGAAGGACTCATGGACCCTTATCAAACAGAGCGGCattgatgaaaaaaataatctgtggAGAGCTGCCATTTTATTCAGATTCTAaaagcacagacaaataaacCGCATGGGCGAGGACCAAATCAGCATTTGGTGTGTGACTCTAGTGAGTGTTTGGGGGGGAACAAATCATAATCTAGGGATGTtgcttcatattttttttaccacccCATCCAGTCAGAAGACAGGCAAAAGTGGCAGAAATATGCTAGAAGTAAAGTGTTATTTAACGCTACCCGGAGATCAAATTAAAACCCTGCCTTACAGAACCTACGTTTTAATCAAGACAAATGACttaataataatgaaatgatgcaaaaacacaaattcaCAACCAAATCATGTCAACATGTTAAATGAGGCTGTGGGTTTAATCCCCATCTAAACATGTCCTGTGTATTTTTGATGGTTTCatccacacaaacatcacacatgctgcttcaaacacaaaacaatgacaacacTCTACCTGCGAGTCTGTTATATAAACTCATGTCCCAGCTAATGGCTGCCGGTGTACAATAGAAAGGATGTGTCATTTCTGACACCCCGGTCATATCTGTGGAGGCTGAGCTCTGCATGAGGCCTTCAGCAGGTTaacactctctctcttattATAATCAGCATCATATGCAGCACATTCTGTGTTCCGTGTCTATCGTGTGTGTCCCGTACACCTTCAGAGGCGTGTTACCTGCGGGCTCACTTCCTagaaatgtttttcttctgcctGATCTGGACACAGTCAGACCTAAGCTGTTCAAGTATGCTTTGTTAATCCGCTATTCtccagctggaaaacagcattTGGTACAAAAAACATGTCATAAAATAAAACGTCGCCCAACAGGAAGCGATTACACATCAAGGAGGGAGATGACATGAAGATACACCACCCTCATGAAACACGGGGGTTCCACAGATACACGCCGTGCTGCTTGGTTGCATTACGGGGCAGAAAGTGTCCTTTGTGTGGGGATGGACTGGGCGCCATCATATACCGTTAGCGGCCTATAGGCACCGTCACAGGCTCTGACGTGAGGGGAGCACACATTTCTTTAACGTCAGTAAAACGACGCCTCCGTGAAGCACCGGGTAGCCATTCTGTGTAGGAACCAACTAAGAATGATGAagtttatattataatatagttCCAATAAAAATAGGTCGATTTAATCCGGCAGAAACTTCGAGTGGCTGGCCAGGACCAGCCCGAGCTGCGCGTCCGACAGCCGCTTCCTCACCGTGACAAACACCGAGCAAACCTTTGCTTCCACTTTCATCACGAATCTGCGTTCAGTCACTAAATGTTGCAACTGAACGAGCGGACAAATGTGAGGGGCACAGTCATGGAGGCATTAAACCGGGTCTGTGCCGAACAGGCCGTGATTTCACCGAAGAAACGTGAAGGCCAGCTGGTATCACTTAACGATACGTCCTGATTTACAACACAAACCGAGGAAACGACACACAAAATGGCAGCCACAATAACACGTTACTTACTGGGATATGCTTACTCATTGAAGATTGTAGCTTAATCATACAGCCGGTCCCCAGAAAAAGGTAAAATGAGTAAACGGTTCTCCACCATACAGTCCAGAGCTGTTTCTCCGAGCGGAGCCGAAGTCTCCTGATCTGCCGGGAGGACGCTGacgaagaggagagaaagatggTGACCACTTCCGGTCACAACTTTCACTATAAAatgatgatatgatatgattaAGATATGATCATGATTATTATTCATAAAAAGTGTTTCCGTGTATCTAGGAATTATTATGTACGAGGGTAACAtgtaaaatgtacaaaaatgctGCAATAAAAATGTGCGATACGTTCTAATATTACAGCCAGCAGcgcaaaataaaacatattgcagcatttccatttaataatataatattttattgGACAGATGTAATTCTTAGTCATGATTTTACATGTGACAAAgctgtaaaagctgttttatgtGTAGGCTACTATAACATATGATGACACACCTTCATCTTATTTTTGGAAGAAAACTCCGCTTCCGGTCCTttctatgtttttattttttttcctccacattgACGCATGTGTTGAAACCCCACCCTGAAAATGTGCGGTGATGTGCCCAGACATCTCTCCACCTCCAGGCTGCACAGGTCAGGTGGTAACCAAAGCCAGACTACCCCCCCCCCAGGAATCACATGTGGACAGAcaatttattgtgttttctgtgtttaaaaaaagagcatTCAGCCAAGACCAAATAAAATAAGTGCTCCATGTCCTATTTTTGGGACATTCCTTGGTGCTCATCACAGTAAAGGAACATTTGTGATTGGAGACACGAGCTGTTTGACACAACAGTTGCTGAGTTACATGTAGATCCTGTAAACAAatgacttgttttctttttcatctgATGGTCCGAGTGCTCCTGGGCTGAATTTGTTTAGGAGGCAGTGGTGGACAAACTGGCAGTTGTTGGATATGTTTACCACATGTCTGTTAAATGTCTTTCCACCCTGGCATTCATAGTGTCCACAGGTGCTTCTGATGTCCTTAGACATAGATCTGTTAACTGTAGATAAACTATGAACTGACCACTTAATAGTGCACTGTTTTACAATCTAAATaacatatatttatgtttgtttgtctgtgtatgttgcctcTATGTGACCCTGCACAGCAGGACAAAACctgttcagatgatggatggatggatatattTATGTGGTTTCGATTTCAGTGCATCAATTATCTTTAGGCACTGTTTCAAAGAGGATCTGCTTGTTCAGACATGATGAAAAGGTTATGTGTGTAACACATCTACCGGAAAGCTGTCTGTATGGCTACAATAATGGCACAGAACTTTCATTTTTGGCTGAAGCAGTAAACCAAATAGCAGATAAGTTAATCAAATTGATAAAAGatatataaaaatgtcaaatcTAGCCACTGGTTAGATGTGATGGTTATACAGGGGAAAATATATCATGACCTGTAACATGATTCAAATCTAGCTTGTTCAGGAAAAGGTCTGCATCATTACCTGGCACATTAAAGATGATGCAGAGAGGCCATGAAGCTGATCTGTGTGGCCACTGAGTCCTAAATCTTAGGCCGTTTGATGTTAAAATCTTAAGTCATCAGCCTCTAATGAGTCATTGGAGCTGAGTCAGATAAGATGCAACAACATGACTGTGGAggtctataaaaacacacactgttacagacACTGTAAGTGCTTCAGGAAATTGTAATGTATACATTGTTAAGAGGTGATTCATTGATTTATACTTTGGCTTTATGGTATGTAGCCTCATTTCTGATGGATTTGCAAGCACTTTGCAGTGGTATGGGTGCCTCGggggactgtcctggcccccttcctcCTAACCCTTTACACGGTGGACTTCAggcacaacactgacggctgtctgctgcagaagttctctgacgACACAGCGATTAATTGGTCTCATCAggaaggggcactcctgaagaccttctaTGAGTGTGGTGGCTTCAGTCAtcctgtacggtgtggtctgctggaacagcagcatcactgagagggagaggaagaagctggacatcaggaagtccagctctgtcctgggctgctctctggactcagtgcaggaggtgggtgacagaaGGGTCCTGGctaaactgacatccatgctggacaatgagtcccaccccctgcaggacgccctgtcagcactgcagagcagcttcagtggcagactgctccaccctcggtgtgtgaggGAGTCTGTCCACTTATCTGTGCAAtatctgttattatttatttattatttatattttactactactgtgtctctgctgttgcAATAACTCATTTTTCCTATTGTGGGACAAATATAGACAATATATatgtttagtttagttattACCACAAAATCTATTCTTCATGGAGAATGGATTTTCCCAGGGATTACAAAATCACATTCTTACTAAAAATCAatgaaattttattttttaagctttattaTTACATAAGAAAAATCATGTGATAAACCTAAAAACTGCTTGTAAGTGTCCATTATAAAAAGCTAGGGCctatattaaaattattaaaataaacaatattctGATTGTAGACTGTTTGTGTCTGATGATGTCagaactgaaaaagaaaaagtgtaaTGTTGCTTGTAAAGTTTAGTTTTTAAGGCAAAAATCAGATCAATAACAGcagttatgtgtgtttttatgtctctgGAATAAATACTTTTGCGCCTTTATTTTTCTAGAAGCACAAGCCTAGCTGCTGAGCTCTGCAGTTTCACTCTGCATTGACACAATGGCGACACTGAATTGTCCTTGTGGGCAGCCAATGAGCTCAAAGCCGCAGTGATTCAGTGTTTGCTGGTGGCCGGTCGCTGCCAGTTTCCAGCTGGACTTCTGTAGGTGCTGGGGGACAAAAAGAATTTTCTAATCCGTCACCATTGTACCAATTGTCTATAAAAATTAATGTGCGAGTGAAGCTCTGTCTTCACATGAGGGCTATCAAATTCCAAATCACAGTTCATGAgtgcaaacaaagaaatgaatgaCTCTGAAGAATTCAAGGTAACAACTCCACATCTATGTTTTCATGGGAAATTTGCTGTGGAATATACTGTGGGTGCATACATCAGGCTGGACTGTGTTTAAAAGATTGTATTTTCAGAATTTTCTAGAAAGT
Encoded proteins:
- the ptp4a1 gene encoding protein tyrosine phosphatase type IVA 1, giving the protein MARMNRPAPVEITYKNMRFLITHNPTNATLNKFIEELKKYGVTTVVRVCEATYDATLVVKEGIQVLDWPFDDGAPPSNQIVDDWLNLLKLKFREEPGCCIAVHCVAGLGRAPVLVALALIECGMKYEDAVQFIRQKRRGAFNSKQLFYLEKYRPKMRLRFRDSNGHRNNCCIQ